Proteins encoded in a region of the Planococcus citri chromosome 1, ihPlaCitr1.1, whole genome shotgun sequence genome:
- the LOC135842121 gene encoding ral guanine nucleotide dissociation stimulator-like, whose translation MLAHTIVLALAIGMTISAPAPNPEPAPAPAPAADPNPKPGFTPVVYTPPVAVSYNAFSSLQTHPSSIVIKSAPAVIPSLSALPTVAAVPSLYSLQAQAAPAAVGYAVNYPYVVV comes from the exons ATGCTTGCGCAC ACGATCGTTTTGGCACTTGCCATCGGAATGACAATTTCAGCTCCAGCCCCTAACCCAGAGCCAGCTCCTGCTCCAGCACCAGCGGCAGACCCAAATCCTAAACCAGGATTCACCCCAGTAGTTTACACTCCTCCGGTAGCTGTCAGTTACAACGCCTTCTCCAGCTTACAAACTCATCCTTCTTCGATAGTCATTAAAAGTGCACCAGCTGTAATACCATCACTCTCAGCACTTCCAACCGTTGCAGCTGTACCGAGTCTATACTCGTTACAAGCTCAAGCAGCTCCGGCTGCAGTTG gCTACGCTGTTAATTACCCGTACGTAGTCGTGTAG
- the LOC135849804 gene encoding neuroendocrine protein 7B2-like, which translates to MRYFLATFLSSYFLCAYAFHQHKNDDQYLTVNLLRAVVDRMNKDYSNGYSDMDQADLPIRTRLSPMKEEEDEPNYPDMMDDDSMVPSIRDNEYLQHSSLWGHQFMTGGAGEGKQNLKPEGSIPNKNEVKTDAVLPAYCNPPNPCPIGFTTNDGCIQNFENTAAFSREYQASQKCMCDAEHMFDCPSSHEYSYDNDMDLEQIVRRFQIEHTQKDLVSKKLYPSKMLNPYLQGEMLPIAAKKGINVGF; encoded by the exons ATGCGttattttttagcaacttttttatcgagttattttttatgtgcCTATGCTTTTCACCAACATAAG AATGATGACCAATATTTGACAGTGAATTTACTTCGAGCTGTAGTCGATCGTATGAACAAAGATTACTCGAATGGGTACTCGGATATGGATCAGGCGGATTTACCTATTAGGACACGTTTATCGCCAATGAAGGAAGAAGAAGATGAACCAAATTATCCCGATATGATGGATGACGATAGTATGGTACCAAGTATCAGAGATAACGAATATTTACAACATAGCTCGCTATGGGGACATCAGTTCATGACTG GTGGTGCTGGAGAAGGTAAACAAAACCTTAAACCAGAAGGATCGATACCGaataaaaatgaagtgaaaactGACGCTGTGCTTCCTGCTTATTGTAATCCACCAAATCCATGCCCGATAGGATTTACCA ccaACGACGGTtgcatacaaaattttgaaaataccgcCGCATTTAGTCGAGAATACCAAGCTTCGCAAAAATGCATGTGCGATGCCGAACACATGTTTGACTGTCCATCATCACACGAGTATTCTTACGATAACGACATGGACTTGGAACAAATCGTAAGAAGATTCCAAATCGAACACACCCAAAAGGATTTAGTCAGCAAGAAACTATATCCGTCGAAA ATGTTGAATCCGTATTTGCAAGGAGAAATGTTACCAATAGCTGCAAAGAAAGGCATCAACgtaggattttga